Genomic DNA from Caldicellulosiruptor hydrothermalis 108:
CTTAAAAATAACATAATACCTGAAAGAGTAGAAGGAAAAGAAAATGATATATGGATAACAATATCTGATGATACTTCAGAAAATGTTATAACACTCATTAATCAAATTGTAGAAAGTCATATACCACAACCTAAACCCAAAGAATTTACACTTGAGCAACGCATAGCCGATTTAGAGCAGGCAATAGCTCTAATTGTAGGTGGTGGTTTAGGTGCTTGAGGCGATTAAAAATATATTTGTGAGAGTAATACAACGTCGCATGGCAGAGGAAGGCAAAACGGCAGAAGAGATTTTGAACGATTATCCAAAGCTAACAGATGAAGAGAAGACTGAAATCCTTTCAGCACTCCAGCGCTGAGCTGGGGTGCTGATTTGTTGAGGTGTGGTAGCAATGAAACTATGCATAGATTGCTACTGGTGCAGGGGAAACACAGCGACGACGTATCGCTGCGACCTGCACCGTTTGCTTTGCTTTGAGGCGTCGCAGCAGGCTTGCGGCGAGTGGCGGGCTGCTGAAACTGAACAGAAAGGGGATAGAGAAAATGAACAGCGAGCAGGTGATACAAGAAATCCTTGAACGCTTAACAAGGATAGAAACAAAGCTTGATGACTATAATAAAGTACGAGAAAAGATTGATAACGCTAATTCGCAGCTACAAATACACGAAGAGAAGATTAAGCATGTAGAAGGGAGAGTATCGAACATCGAAGCAAACAATAAATGGCTCTGGCGGACAGTCGTCGGAGCCATTATTACTTTGTTGATGAGTATAATTGCTACGTTTATAAAAAAATAATGAAAGGAGATGCTGAAAGTGAAAATCTGTATAGACCCCGGCCATGGCGGTTCTGACCCGGGAGCTGTGGCAAATGGGCTTAAAGAGAAAGATTTGACTCTACAGATTAGCTTAGAAGTTGCAAAATTGCTAAAAGCTGCAGGACATCAAGTCATACTCACAAGGGACAAGGATATTTATGTTCCTTTGAATATCAAACGAACTCCAGCTTGCGATATATCAGTATCAATTCATATCAATGCAGGTAGCGGGCAAGGTGTTGAAGTTTGGCATGCTCTTTACAATAAGCCTCAACAATCAAAAATGTTAGCAAGTTATGTTCTGCAGTTTATACTGAAATCTGTGCCAGCGCTTAAGAACAGAGGTTTAAAAAACAAAAAGAGTATTCATGGAAACTGGGATTATTACTTCATGCTGAGATGTGCAAAGGGTATTCCGATTCTTGTTGAATGTGGTTTTATTGACTCAAGCGATGCTAAAATACTAAAAACAAGATGGAAAGACATTGCAAAAGGTATAGCAAATGGTATTTTAGAATTTATTAAAGCAGGGGGCGTTAAGCAATGAGAGAAGCAGTAATGCAGGCTTTTGTTTATATATTGCAAGCTCTGATAGTTATTGTTGGTGGTTACATTATAGCGTATCTGAAAGCAAAAGTAGGGCAACAAAAACTAAACATTGTTCTCAAAGTAGCTGAACAAGTTGTTAAAGCAACAGAGCAGATTTATGCAAACGTCAAAGGCGCTGGAAATAACAAAAAAGAACTTGCTGTTAAGTTCTTAATGGACAGGTTCAAGTTAACCGAGAAAGAGGCTGAAATGTTTGTTGAAGCAGCGGTAAGAGAGCTTAAAGTTTTAGAGCTTGAAGCTACTAAGGATATAAAACAGCAATGAGCGGGGCGTCGTGCCCCGCTTTTTGCATTTTTATTCTATGAAAGCGGTTACAATACAAAACAACGTTCTCTATTGAGCTGATAGCTTACTATGAGATAAGCTAAAATTGCAAAGACAAAAGGCTTTTGCCACTTGTTCTTTTTCTCTTCCCACCAGTAGGGAGCGTGGCGCAATGCCACGCTTTTGCATTGTTGTTGGACAAACAAAAAAGGCTGAGTCGCCGCTCAGCTTGGTTTGTTATATATCATATTATATTGTATGTTAGCAAAATGTTTGCAAAATATATGTGTTAGCAAATTTTAAATTCTTAAAACACTTGATTTGTCTGGCAGGGGCGGAGGGACTCGAACCCCCAGCCAACGGTTTTGGAGACCGCTACTCTACCAATTGAGCTACGCCCCTACACTTACTTTATTATAATGGAAAAGATATAGAATTGTCAACATCTTTTTAGGATACACTTTTGAAAAGTTAAAGAAAAAAACAGAAATACTGGAGATAAATAAAAGTTAAAGATAATAATAGTTTGGTTTTAAGTGAGATTTGTGATATAATTTATTTGAAATTTACAATTATTATAGGAGGGAGTAATGTTGAATACCACATCAGAACAACAAAAACAAATCAATATAGCATACATTGGTGGGGGGTCACGTGGCTGGGCATGGAGATTGATGACTGATTTAGCTTTAGAGAAGGACCTGGGTGGTACTGTGAGACTTTACGACATTGACTTTGAAGCTGCTAAGACCAACGAAGTAATAGGCAATAAACTATCAAGCAAACCTGAAGTAGTAGGGAAGTGGCAATATGTTGCTGTAAAGAGTTTGGATGAAGCTTTATATGGTGCAGATTTTGTTATCATTTCAATTTTGCCTGGGACTTTTGAAGAGATGTATTCAGATGTCCATGCACCTGAGAAATATGGTATATACCAGTCTGTAGGTGACACAACAGGACCAGGTGGTCTTATCAGAGGACTTAGGACTGTTCCTATGTATGTTGAATTTGCAGAAGCTATAAAGAGAAATTGTCCAGATGCTTGGGTTATCAATTACACAAATCCAATGGCTATATGCTTAAAAGCCCTATATGAGGTATTTCCTAAAATAAAAGCTTTTGGCTGCTGTCATGAAGTTTTTGGTACACAGAAGCTTTTGACAGAGGTTGTAAAAGAATTTTTAGGAGAAGAAAGAGAAATCTCAAGAAGAGAAATCAAGGTGAATGTTCTTGGTATAAATCATTTTACGTGGTTTGACAAAGCATCATACAAAACTCATGATTTATTCCCTCTTTACAAAGAATTCGTGAACAAATACTATGAAGAAGGTTTTGAAAAAACAAAAGGATTGTGGGAAAAAGATTATTTTGCTTCTGCAAATAGAGTAAAGTTTGACTTATTTAAACGCTTTGGACTTATCGCTGCAGCAGGTGATAGACACTTGGCTGAATTTGTTCCTTACATTTATCTTACAGACAAAGAGACAGTTTATAAATGGAAATTCAACTTGACACCTGTTGAATGGAGAATTAAGCACAGAGAAGAGTTGATTAAACTTAGCAAAGAATACGCATCTGACCAAAAAGAAGTTCCATTGAATCCTTCTGGAGAAGAAGGAGTCATGCAGATGAAAGCTATTTTAGGTTTGGATACGTTGGTGACAAACGTGAATTTGCCAAATATGGGTCAAATACCAAACCTTCCGATAGGTGCTATAGTTGAGACAAATGCAGTATTCACACATGATGACGTCAGACCAGTTTATGCAGGAAAGCTGCCTTCAGATTTGGCAAGCATAATGACAAGGCATATCAGCAATCAAGAACTTATAGTTAAAGCGGCTTTAGAAAAGGATTTGAACCTTGCAAAAAGAGCATTCTTGAATGACCCTGCAGTTGAAAGACTACCGCAGAGCAAAGCTGAGCAGCTTTTTGAGGAGATGATAAGTAACACTAAAAAGTATTTGGCATATTTAGGCTTGTAAGGATTACAACAATTTCAAAAATAACCATCAGGGGCTTGTTAGCTGTCTAATAACGAGCCCCTTTTTCTGGGATAAAATTTTGTACAAGCCAAAGATGTGTTCCTTGCCGTCTATCATTTTCTGCAGCTTCAGAAATAGTCAGAACCTTGATACTTCCATATTGTTCGTTCTCGATAAAACTTGTTTCATTTGTCAAATTCAACAAAATATGCTTAGCTTGCTTGATATCGCCAGTTTGTAACGTGTTCAAAAGTAATTTACTTTTCTTTATTGTTTCCCTTAAGATTGATTTTTGTTTTACAAGTTTTGTGTAATACATTACATTAGCTGTTGTGGGTACATTAAGCATGATATTAGTTAAATACTCCTGTCCACCAACAATTTCTAAAAAATTTCTCTTTTTTAGTTCTTCTGTAACTGTGATAATATCCCACAGGATTTTTGCTTTTGTAAAGGCTTATAATTGTTTCAAAAATTATACCAAGATTAGCATTATAAAAATCTTCTTTGCTTAAAACTTTTTCAACTTCCTGTATCACATCTTGGTTAATTATCATCGAACCGACAACTGCTTCTTCTGCTTCTAAGGAATACAAGTTTGAATTTGGCATATTAAATATTTCTTCCATTTTAAATCACTCCTTAGTATAGCAACCAACAAACAGCTACTATCAAGCCATTCTGCCGATGACCGCACAGAATAGCGATTAGAGAGAAGAAAGGGGATAGCCAACATGGTAAGTACCTGTTATTTATTTTGGCAAGCTTGTTCATTGACCCAGCGGATAAAAGCCTCTTTGGGTATAAGGATTCATCGCTGCCCAGCTAAGATTTTGGGAAAGTCTTTGCGGTGTACCAAAGTGAGCATAACATTATAGGAAATTCCCAGTATTTGAGCAGCTTCTTTAATGCTTATGGTGAGTTTCTCAATCTTTTCTTTTTGTGGTTGGGGATTGTAGATTTCCATCAGAATTGCCTCCTTTATGTTTCAATAATAATCAAAATAATGTTTCATTCTTCATCAATATTAATTATAATGTTTCATATAATTTTTGTCAATAAAAATGTTTCATTTTTATTTGTTCAATGTTATAATGTATTAAAAAGAAACATTATGGAGGTGATTAACTTGATGGAAGAAAATATTTTTGCTGTGCGTTTAAAAGAGTTGCGTGAAGAAGCAAATTTAACTCAAAACGAATTAGCAGAAAAGCTTGGTATAGGAAGAGCTACTTTAAGTAATTATGAACTTGGCGTGAGAAAGCCAGATATTGATACTTTGCAAAAAATAGCTATGTATTTTGATGTTTCAAGCGATTATCTTCTTGGAATTTCCTCAATAAAGAAAAGAGATTTTTTAAATTCATTGGGAAAAATTACAAAAGAGGAAAACATTAAAGAACTGAAAGACTTTTTTAAGAATAAGGAAAACGTAAAAGCTTATTTTGAATATATAGTTTCATTGTTTGAACCTTTATTAAAAGTAATTTCTATTTATGAAGACGAAAAAATTTTAGTTGATAAATATGATGAAATAAAGAAAAACTTTTTAGAGCTTTTTATGCCAATTTTGGATATGTTAGAGGCTTTATTAATAATTTCTTATAAAAAGAGTTATCCTTTTATACTAAACACAAATGTATTTGATGATGCGCTTTCGTTTTTAAAAGATAAAAAATCAAAATTTTTCATTTTTGATATACCAACATTGATTAACGAAACACACGAAATAGTAAAGATGTTTGTAGAACAGTTGAGTGGTAAGTCAAAAGCAATTTCAGATAATAGTTATGCACTATACAATTTTTTCTATGAAAATATTACAGATTTACAAGAAAAACTACTAATGACTGTAGGAGTACTTTGGCAAATTTCCCAAAATGAAGATTTAAAATCTATTAAAGAGGGTGAATCTGATGGAAGCCAGAATACCTAAAATATACACCTATGCAGACTATCTTCAGCTACCGCAAGACGTAACGGTAGAGCTCATTGATGGCATTATTTATGATATGAGCCCTGCACCATCAAGAATACATCAAGAGATAATATTTGAATTAACATTAGTTATTGGAAACTATATTAAGCAAAACAATAAACCATGTAAAATATACACGGCTCCTTTTGATGTTATCTTAGTAGCCTTTTGCAAAAACGCTCAAGATGAGCGTTATCAAGCTTTACATAGAATCAAAAAAGACTGGTCACCCTCCTCATAATTGTAGTAAAATATGATTATATAAAACAAATTTTCTACTATGAGGAGGGTTCCAAAATGTTCAACACCAAACCTAAACAACTTTCTTTCATAGACCTATTCTCCCACCTAAAGGCTTTGGCTCTCTACAAGCCTGAAAGCCTCTTGGGCTTGTTCAATAAATTCATTGACTTGTCACATTATATACCTTCTTCTTTCTACAATGCCTACTACAAATATTTCGGTAAGCATAGATACTTCTCTTTAGAATCTATGCTTTGTTGCTTCCTCGTCCAAAAATTGCTCAAACTCAATACTTTAACTCAGCTTCGTGCTGTCTTACTCAACTCATTCGAACTTCGCTCATTTTGTAATCTTCATGGCAATGTCCCTTCTATCTCTACTCTCTCTCGCTTTAGAAAAATATTTGCAAGTGAAATCCATAAACTTTTTCAAAATATCTCTATCCATGCACATAATATTTCCATCCAACAATGCCCTCAAGATTCTTCAATCTTAATCTTCGACACAACAGGTATTGTCCCAAAGGTTCGTGAAAACAATCCTAAATTCATTCATCTACTGCTGAAAAATACCTCAAAAGCTAACCCTGAACTTCCCTCTGAAAAAGTCTACTCTCTCGTTTATTCTTCTTTGCCTAAAACTGCTAACGCTAATTCTAACATCCGTCTTATGTTTGTAAATGGCCATTTCTGCTGGGCTTTAAAATTTGCAGTCATTACCAACGCTCTCGGTATCCCTTTAGCTTTAGTACCTCTGTTTAACTATGATTCCCCTTCCTCTGACCCACAAGAAGCAAAAGCTATCTCCGACTCTAAAGGTTTAATTCCTTCGCTCGAAACTTTATTCTCTTATATCCCCAAAAATTTCTCCACTTTCATCGCCGACAGTGCTTTGGATTCCCACAACATATACTCCACTTTAAAAAATACCTTTAACTTCTCCAAAATCGTTATTCCACTAAATACAAGAGCTTCTAAAAATACTACACCTACATCAGACCCCAATATCGTTATTTCTGAAGATGGTATCCCTATCTGCAAAAAGTTCAACAAACCTTTTAAACCCGAAGGCAAATGTCAGGGTAAAAATCGCTCTTTGCGCCTTAAATGGACTTGCCCTATGTCACAATACAAAGATGGCAAACGCATCTGCTCTTGCCCTCAGCCTTGTACTACCTCTAAATCGGGTAGAATGTTCTATACATACCCAGATAACTTTCGCTCTTTCCCAGGTATCAACAGAAATTCACAAGAGTTTTTTGACCTCTACAAAAAACGTGTCGCTGTAGAGCAGACTATTTACCACCTGAAATCCTACATGGGCTCTGATACTATCTCTACTTATGACCATATTTCTATTTTCTCTGATTTCTTGCTATCTGCCATTACTTTCTCGCTCTTGTTTATTCTCGCTCACAATATCAAACTCTATTGCTCTAAATTGACTATCAAAAAACTTAACAAGCTCAAAAAACTTATCGCTTAATACTACTATTTTTTAAATCTATTTCTTACAAAAAATTTCTGGTTTTGTTTTTACTTAACCTTCTAAAACAAGGAGTTAAGAAGGCTTAGGATATTATTGTCTTTTTTGAAGTTGTTAATTTTTGTCATATGTTTGTTGCTGATTATTTTTGTTGGTATTGATAATATTTGGTTTTCACTTCTCTTTTCTTTTTGTATCTTGATTGTATTTCATGTTAGTATTGGTGCCTTTTACCTTCAATCACCACCTATTTTGCAAACGCCTAATGTTATCTTAGTAGAGGAAGAGCAAGATGAAAGACAAGCAACAAACGTTGTACAGCCTGATATCTCAATTATCTGCGACAAGAAAAAACTCACTGAAAGAGGCTGTGTTGGAGCTCCTGAGATGATAATTGAGGTTGTATCAGAATATAATCCCTCTCACGATTATGTGAGAAAGCTAAACCTGTATAATCAATTTAAAGTCAAGGAATATTGGATTGTGAACCCTAATAACCAAACAATACTTATATACAGGCTCAAAGACAATGAAGATTACCTGCCACCAGAAGCTTACACTTTCAATGACAAGGTCAAGGTTGGTATTTTTGAAGACCTTATAATAGACTTTGCTTAAATCAAAGAGGTGTTATAAAATGCCTGCAAAGACCAAAAAGAGAGGAAATAATGAAGGCAGCATATACAGAAGAAAAGATGGTCTCTGGTGTGGTCAAATCACCATAGGAAGAGATGAAAACGGCAGACAAAAGAAGCAGTATTTCTATGGCAAGACAAGACAGGAAGTTGCCGACAAGATAGCCAAAGCATTGAACGACTTAGCAAATGGAATATATGTTGACCCTGCAAGAATGCTGTTAAAAGACTGGCTTAACACTTGGCTTTGGGAATATAAAAAACAGACATTGCGACCTTCAACTTTCCAAGACTATGAAAGCCTTATCAATAATCATATTATACCATCTATTGGACATTATAAACTTAAAGATTTAAGGCCTGAACATTTGCAAGCGTTGTATAACTCTAAATATGAGAGCGGACTTTCATTATCTACTATAAAACACATTTATGTTATCTTACACTCATCTTTAGACCAAGCTCTAAAAAATGGACATAATGACATTTCAACAACTCTCAATATCTATTCTCATGTTATGCCAGAAATAAAGAAAGCTGCTGCGATGAAATTGAACAGTTTATTTGAGAATATAAACATAAAGGGTAACCACTCCTAAAGCATTGGAGTAGCTACCCTAAATTTTTACAGTTTCTCGGGTAGCTGTAGGGTAGCTGTAAAAAATGAATTTGTAATATTATTCCAAATCCCAAAACTCTTAAAAACAACTGGCGCGCCCAGGAGGACTCGAACCCCCAACCCTCAGATCCGTAGTCTGATGCTCTATCCAATTGAGCTATGGGCGCGCATCTGCTTTTCAATTGTTAAATAAAAAATAAAGCCCTTTTTTACAGGGCCTTATTTGCTTTTTAACTGGTGCCGAGAGCGAGACTCGAACTCGCACGGGCATAACGCCCACTACCCCCTCAAAGTAGCGTGTCTGCCAATTCCACCATCTCGGCACCTCATTGACTTTGCAATATATATTATAAAGAGCTCTTTTGAGTTTGTCAATAACATTTTTCAAATTTGCTCTGTACTTTACTCAGCCGCTTTGCAGAGCTGGGATTTATCTTTAACTTCCACAACAACCTCTTGAACCTGAACAGTAGCTGCAGCTGCTGTTTTTTGCACCACTTCCTGCAGATAGCCCAATGTTTATTTTTGAATAATCTCTTGTGACGTCACTTGACGCACATTTTGGACAACTGATTTTAAGACCGTTCGAGATTTCTGAAATGGACGCTCTTATTTCAAAAACTTCTTGGCAGCTGTTGCAAACGAATGTGTAAAACATCTCTTTGGTCACCTTCATCCGAAATTTTTACTATCTAATATAGTATAGTGCAAAAGGACTTTAAAATCAATAGGGCTAAAAACTGGATGCATCCTAATTTTCCTGCAGAATAGATGGCGGTGTGTACACTCTTGTTGAAAGTTCTTTGTCCAAAAACAGAAGTCCGCTTGGGTCTTCTTTTATGAATTTCAGCTTCCTCAAAATCTTGTCCATTGTTTCTTCTTCCTCAGCTTGTTCGTTTATAAACCATTGCAAAAAGTTGTGGGTAGTAAGGTCTTTTTCCTCTAAAGCTGCCTTTGCAATCTCATGGATGGATGAGGTTATAAACCGTTCATGTGAAAGTGCAAGTTCAAAAACTTCTGTAGGTGAAGAATAATCTATTTTTGGCTGTTTTAACTCTTTTAAAATTACTCTTCCACCTATTTTGTTTATATAGTCAAATATCAATCTTGCATGATCAAGCTCTTCTTTTGTCTGGACCATAAAAAAGTTAGCAAAACCATCTAAATTTTGTGAAGCAAAATACGCTTCCATTGCTGTATAAAAGTATGCTGAGAATAGTTCTCTGTTTAACTGTTCATTTAACATCTCAAGGATTTTTTCACTTCTCATTTGGACTGCACCTCTCATATTTTAAATTTTGATTTTCAATCATATTAATACCCTTTCAAATATAAAAAATAACACTCAAGTTGTTGAATAAATAATTATACCATTAATGTTATTATATAGAACTATAAATTATTCCACGTGTATTTAAAAGAAAATTTACAGTTTTCAATTTTTTGAATATAGACCTCTATCAAATAAGTAATCATTATCCAGTCCACATGCCTCTTATATGTTCTAAAACCTCTTAACCTTATTTGTTCTAAATTGTATTCTCCTTTTAACTTCCCAAATAATCTTTCAATTTTTGTCCTTTGCTTATATAACCTTTGTCCTTCCTCACTTCTTAAAAATTCCATATTTTTTACCCTCAAAATATTTTTTACATTACTAAAATCCTTACTATTTCTCTTATTTACCGCCGCTACAAACTTTATCTCAAGTCTATCTGCCACCTCAAACCACTTCGCACAATCATAACCTGCATCCGCTAATATTACTTCAGGTCCAAATATCTTAGCTTCATACAAAAGTTCTACTACTTTACTGTCATGGATATTTGCACGTGTCAACCACCATACTATAGGTATAACCTCATCTTCAACTGTTGCCAACACATGTAATTTATACCCATTGTAAAAACCTAAACTAACACATACTCCTACTTCTGCCTCTTTGTCACCCCTCGAGCTTCTCAAAGGTGTGGAATCTATAGCACAAACTTTTGTCTGCGGAACTATTTCTCTCACTAAAATTCTTGCTATCCCTTCTATATACCCTTCTTCAATTACCTTTGCCCATTTCGAAAAATATGAATGATCAGGGCTCTTCTCTATCCCTATAGCCTTTTTAAATTCTTCATCTTCATTTATCTTGTATTCTAATTCCCTGAAGCTGTTTATCTTGTTTTTGACTTTGTAAACAAAACAAGCTATTATATGGCTTAGCTTAAATTTCTTCGGTCTTCCTCTCCTGCTGCTCTTTATCTTTAATCCCAGGGCTTTTATTACTTTCTCAATTGTCATAAGTATCTTTAAAAATTTTTGTTTTTGTGTTTTAATAAAATTAGACATTGCCATCCTCCTTTGTTAGGTGTTTTTAGTCTTCTCTTATCGTAATTTTACCTCAAGGAGGATGGCTTTTTATATATCTATTTATTGTCTTTTCTGTTAATCCCTTTTATTCAACAAGCTAAAAAATATAAAAAATAACACTATATTTTTTGCTAAGTTGTGGTATAATTAATTATGAAAAGATGGCATCGACAAGATTGTCGAGCCATACTTTTAAGATTCTTAATATTTGAAAGTTTAAAATCAAAAAAATTAAAAAGCTGCCCTGATTTTTAAAGAACAGGGACTGCATATGAATTTGAAGACAAAATTTTTTCAAGCAAAGAAAAGGCAGACTCTGTTCTGCCTTTTTTAGTTTTTATATGGAGGTATATTGAAGTGAAAATAGGCTTTTATGGGGCTTCAAGAGCCGGCATTTCTCTTGCGCTTTATTTCAAGGAGTATGGGCTTGAGATTACAGGGTTTTATAACAGAACATATGAAAAAGCCACAAAAGCTTCTTCCATGACAAAAACGCAGGTATTTGAAAATCCTGAAGATCTTGTAGAGGCTTCTGATGTGATTTTTATAGCTATTTCTGATACATTTATAGAAGAAGTTTCCAACAATCTTTATTCGCTGCATTTGTCACAAAAAGTGATTGGACACTTATCAGGTGCACTTGCATCTGATGCTATTAAAACCGAATGCAGAGGAAAATTTTCTCTTCATCCTATTCAGACACTGAGAGGGCAGCCTGAAGATGTCCAGCTCTTAAAAAAAGCGGTGTTTTCTTTAGAAGGCGATGATGAAGGTAAAAAGATTGCTAAGATAATTTTGCAGAAAATAGGGAATAAATATATAGAGCTCAAAAAAGAGGACAAAGTAGTTTATCATCTTGCAGCAACAGTTGCTTCAAATTACCTTATAGCTCTTTTGAACTTTTCGTATTTGCTTTATAAAAAAATTGGACTTGAAGATGAGGTCATTTTTTCTATAATAAAGCCTCTTTCTTTTGCATCACTTGAAAATTTTTTAAAGGATAGACTTAACTGTTTGACAGGACCTGCCGCAAGAGGCGATGTTTTGACACTTCAAAAACACTACAATGCTTTGCCAGATGAAAAGAAAACTACTTTTTTAGAACTTTTAAAGCTTGCGGCAGATCTGATATTTGAGAAGGGCGATGAAGATGTCTACGAAAAACTTCAACAATTTATAAATTATGTAAGGTGGTGAAAAAATGAACAAGGTGACAACCAAGACGCTTTTTGAAAAAAAGCAAAAGGGCGAAAAGATCACCATGCTTACTGCTTACGACTACACATTCGCAAAGATATTTGACAGCTGCTCTGTAGATATCCTGCTTGTTGGCGATTCGCTTGGTATGGTGATCCTTGGCTATGACTCTACAATTCCGGTCACAATGGATGATATGGAGCACCATGTCAGAGCTGTTAGCAGAGGAGCAAAGTATTCTATGGTGGTTGCTGACATGCCGTTTTTGTCATACCACACCACAACAGAAGATGCCGTGAAAAATGCAGGAAGGTTAATTCGTGCAGGTGCTTATGCAGTCAAGATGGAAGGCTGCGACGATGTATATGATAAGATAGAAGCTGTCATAAAAGCTCAGATACCTGTAATGGGACATTTGGGACTGACACCTCAGTCTGTCAACATCTTTGGTGGCTATGACCTTCGCGCAAAGGAGGAAGCTGAAGCAAAAAAACTTGTGGAAGATGCTAAAAAGCTTGAGAAAGCTGGGGTATTTGCAATTGTGCTTGAAAAGGTGCCAGCTCATGTTGCAAAACAGGTTCAAGAGAGCGTTAAAGTGCCTGTAATTGGGATAGGGGCAGGACCATACTGTGATGGTCAGGTGCTTGTGTGCTATGATATGCTTGGCATGTATGAAGATTTCAAGCCAAAGTTTGTAAAAAGATATGCTGAAGTGGGGAATATAATCAAAGATGCTGTGACAAGATACATTGAAGAGGTCAAAAAAGGAGAATTTCCAGGAAAGGAGCACAGCTACTGATGGTTGTTATGGAAAAGATTCAGGAAATGAAAGAGATTGTAAAAAAGCTCAAAAAAGAAGGTAAATCAATAGGTTTTGTTCCAACAATGGGGTATCTGCACGAAGGACATTTGAGCTTGGTAAGGTTTTCTAAACAGCAAAACGATATTACCATTATGAGCATATTTGTAAACCCTATTCAATTTGGACCCAATGAGGATTATGACAGATACCCACGCGACTTTGAAAGAGATAAGAGCCTTGCTGAAAAAGAAGGTGTTGACTATATATTTTATCCGTCGGTAGAAGAGATGTATCCTAAAGATTTTAAAACAGTTGTGTCAGTGAAAAAAATAACAGAGATAATGTGCGGCAAATCAAGGCCGGGTCATTTTGACGGTGTTGCAACAGTCGTATTAAAGCTGTTTAACATTGTAAACCCGGACAGAGCTTACTTTGGGCAAAAGGATGCCCAGCAGCTTGCTGTCATAAAGCAGATGGTAAAAGACCTAAATCTTGACGTTGAGATAGTTCCATGTCCGATTGTGCGTGAACAAGATGGTCTTGCAATGAGCTCAAGAAATGTATATCTTTCTGAAGAGGAAAGAAAATCTGCAACCGTTTTGTACAGGGCTTTGAATTTGGCAAAAGAGATGATTGAAAAAGGCGAAAAGGATGTATCAAGCATAAAAAGGGCTATGGAAGAGATGATTTTAAAAGAGAAGCACACAAAGATTGA
This window encodes:
- a CDS encoding Uma2 family endonuclease: MKLLIFVICLLLIIFVGIDNIWFSLLFSFCILIVFHVSIGAFYLQSPPILQTPNVILVEEEQDERQATNVVQPDISIICDKKKLTERGCVGAPEMIIEVVSEYNPSHDYVRKLNLYNQFKVKEYWIVNPNNQTILIYRLKDNEDYLPPEAYTFNDKVKVGIFEDLIIDFA
- a CDS encoding FmdB family zinc ribbon protein, encoding MFYTFVCNSCQEVFEIRASISEISNGLKISCPKCASSDVTRDYSKINIGLSAGSGAKNSSCSYCSGSRGCCGS
- a CDS encoding ferritin; its protein translation is MRSEKILEMLNEQLNRELFSAYFYTAMEAYFASQNLDGFANFFMVQTKEELDHARLIFDYINKIGGRVILKELKQPKIDYSSPTEVFELALSHERFITSSIHEIAKAALEEKDLTTHNFLQWFINEQAEEEETMDKILRKLKFIKEDPSGLLFLDKELSTRVYTPPSILQEN
- a CDS encoding ISNCY family transposase, which translates into the protein MSNFIKTQKQKFLKILMTIEKVIKALGLKIKSSRRGRPKKFKLSHIIACFVYKVKNKINSFRELEYKINEDEEFKKAIGIEKSPDHSYFSKWAKVIEEGYIEGIARILVREIVPQTKVCAIDSTPLRSSRGDKEAEVGVCVSLGFYNGYKLHVLATVEDEVIPIVWWLTRANIHDSKVVELLYEAKIFGPEVILADAGYDCAKWFEVADRLEIKFVAAVNKRNSKDFSNVKNILRVKNMEFLRSEEGQRLYKQRTKIERLFGKLKGEYNLEQIRLRGFRTYKRHVDWIMITYLIEVYIQKIENCKFSFKYTWNNL
- a CDS encoding Rossmann-like and DUF2520 domain-containing protein, which codes for MKIGFYGASRAGISLALYFKEYGLEITGFYNRTYEKATKASSMTKTQVFENPEDLVEASDVIFIAISDTFIEEVSNNLYSLHLSQKVIGHLSGALASDAIKTECRGKFSLHPIQTLRGQPEDVQLLKKAVFSLEGDDEGKKIAKIILQKIGNKYIELKKEDKVVYHLAATVASNYLIALLNFSYLLYKKIGLEDEVIFSIIKPLSFASLENFLKDRLNCLTGPAARGDVLTLQKHYNALPDEKKTTFLELLKLAADLIFEKGDEDVYEKLQQFINYVRW
- the panB gene encoding 3-methyl-2-oxobutanoate hydroxymethyltransferase, whose translation is MNKVTTKTLFEKKQKGEKITMLTAYDYTFAKIFDSCSVDILLVGDSLGMVILGYDSTIPVTMDDMEHHVRAVSRGAKYSMVVADMPFLSYHTTTEDAVKNAGRLIRAGAYAVKMEGCDDVYDKIEAVIKAQIPVMGHLGLTPQSVNIFGGYDLRAKEEAEAKKLVEDAKKLEKAGVFAIVLEKVPAHVAKQVQESVKVPVIGIGAGPYCDGQVLVCYDMLGMYEDFKPKFVKRYAEVGNIIKDAVTRYIEEVKKGEFPGKEHSY
- the panC gene encoding pantoate--beta-alanine ligase; translation: MVVMEKIQEMKEIVKKLKKEGKSIGFVPTMGYLHEGHLSLVRFSKQQNDITIMSIFVNPIQFGPNEDYDRYPRDFERDKSLAEKEGVDYIFYPSVEEMYPKDFKTVVSVKKITEIMCGKSRPGHFDGVATVVLKLFNIVNPDRAYFGQKDAQQLAVIKQMVKDLNLDVEIVPCPIVREQDGLAMSSRNVYLSEEERKSATVLYRALNLAKEMIEKGEKDVSSIKRAMEEMILKEKHTKIDYIEFVNNDTFEIISKIEGKVLIALAVFVGKARLIDNIVVEAKCKDAD